ACTTAAAGAAGGGATCAAGTGTCCCTAAAATTGGGCCTCCGACATCCAAAGGACATGAGAATTAAGGGATATCATCCCTTGGATCTCTACCAGCTGAGCTTATGAATTACAGAAACCTAGAGGGATGAGTGGCAAAGGGAGCATGAAAAGCGCAATTTTGAGAACTTTGATGGTTTTGTTGAGGGGACATAAGGCAGAGTTtctggttttttcttttttttttttttttttttttttttttNtttttttttttttttttttttttttttttttttgaaataaacaaAGCAATCACTAcacttaaataataaaatataataatgtcTACAAAGAGttcaaagaacaagaacttcTCATGGATTCCCTTCTGGAAGCCACACCAATGGAATTTTAGGGAACAAATCAATCCAATTAACTTAGTTTAATTACCATTAATTATGCAACAAGGAGACAAGCGAGGATGTTAATGAAGATGATGTTTTTGGTTTGAAACATCATAtgagaagaaattagaaagaaaataaagctaagaaacaaagattttattgagtacataaaataatattgcatattcatattcatattcatattcatattcatattctaGTTTTACACATTTAAATCAAGCAAAGGAATGAAATTTGGTTGATGGGGTTTCTTGAAATCACTCAAATTCACAAAGGGGTTGCTTGATTTTGGGTAATTCCATCATTTTTCTTGGTGGGGTTTCTTGAAATCACTCAAATACACAAAGGGGGAGCTTGATCTTTGCAaattccttcatttttcttggtGGGGTTTGTAAATCAAAGCCATTTTGAGTGGTTTTTTGAGCCTTCAATGCCATGAAGAGACTGAAAAAAGTGGTCTATTTTGCCAACCAAGAAAAAGGGAATCATGAAGGATTTGAAGATGGTAACCTTCAGATGGATAATGAAGCCTTAGAAGGAGTTTAGCTTGTGAGAGTGCAAAAGGGCTCAAAGGAATATTAGAAAACCCCAAACTTTTAAGCATTGTCTCCCATGATTCATACCTCTCATAACGCTGCTTTCtcttgttcccttctcttgaAACGACGTCGTCTATTTCCCTTCCAAACCAAACTTGCTCCACTGCTAGCCTCTCCCTACTATTTGGAGGCAAAGTTGCTTCCAATGAGTCAAATATTAGAGAATAATGATTCAGTGCCTCTAGAAACCTTTGCATGAATAAAGGGTGGTTGAAATTCGCTTCCTTTTCAGCTATGGTCACCACTTTAGGGTTCAATGCCTTGATTTTATGTAGCAACACTCGAAGATCCTCCTTTACGAGCCTATAAAAACATCGTAAAcaggtcaaatatgatatctcTGGTAAACCGTAATGTAAGACTAAATATCCTGAACACTTACTTGTGCAAGTAGAGAACGCAATTAAAGGCTAGAGCTTCATCGGGGAAGAGCGTAAGAGCGGCGGGGATAAGGCGGTGATGATCATGGtcattaagaagaagaagaggatgaaattgaaatctcAAACCGAGAGAGTGAGCGAATTTCGAAAGACGGTCACCGGTCTTATGAAGAAAGTTAAGATCACGACCAATGGCGGAAATCCTCAACATAGGAGAAGGAAAACGCTCAGCCAAAGCTTGCATGAGAGGCGGCCATTGAACACCATGCATGATATCAAAATCCACAACATGAATCCCTCCTTCCACAATAGCTTCCAAAATGGCTTGATTTGCAGTCAAATGGGTGaatcttataaagggtgtgatTTGATTCAATGACAAATAACAAGATTGAGtcaatttttgttgttcatCATCAATTGAACTCAAACtaggaagaggaagaacagaagaGGAATTTGAAGAAGGGATGCGATGGGAGAGAGAAGTGGTGAAATAATGAAGCAATCGTTCGGTGGCATCACCATAAGGAGAGGAATTTGAGGAGAGAATTGAGAGAAGGCGATGAGCTGAGAGGAAATCAGattgagaaatgaaatgaGCACAACGGATGAGTAATTGACGCATTTGGAGGGAATTATTTGAAGAGGAGgtggtttcttcttcttgatgatgatgattatgTTCATAATGATGAGAGGCCATCAGCATGATCTATTgccacacaaaaaaaaaaaaaaatggggtctttttttttattttcatgggTTGATGATATATGGatttggaagaagagaagaagaccCACATCGGTTGTTTTTGATCTGGAACTTGTAGTAGTTAGTAACAGTGAGCAGCACTGTTCCCATCTGTGAGCtttcattatttatatgaGGTGGGGAATGGAATGGTAGGGCATTGATTTGGGTGAGTGGAAGTCAAAACCCAGGGCGGGCGGCTTGTT
This portion of the Cucurbita pepo subsp. pepo cultivar mu-cu-16 chromosome LG08, ASM280686v2, whole genome shotgun sequence genome encodes:
- the LOC111801095 gene encoding scarecrow-like protein 18; its protein translation is MLMASHHYEHNHHHQEEETTSSSNNSLQMRQLLIRCAHFISQSDFLSAHRLLSILSSNSSPYGDATERLLHYFTTSLSHRIPSSNSSSVLPLPSLSSIDDEQQKLTQSCYLSLNQITPFIRFTHLTANQAILEAIVEGGIHVVDFDIMHGVQWPPLMQALAERFPSPMLRISAIGRDLNFLHKTGDRLSKFAHSLGLRFQFHPLLLLNDHDHHRLIPAALTLFPDEALAFNCVLYLHKLVKEDLRVLLHKIKALNPKVVTIAEKEANFNHPLFMQRFLEALNHYSLIFDSLEATLPPNSRERLAVEQVWFGREIDDVVSREGNKRKQRYERYESWETMLKSLGFSNIPLSPFALSQAKLLLRLHYPSEGYHLQILHDSLFLGWQNRPLFSVSSWH